The DNA segment CCTGAACACCTTCCTCTCCGCCATGGGCACCAGCCCCGGCGCGCTCCAGAAGGGCGACCTGCCCATCAGCGCCCGCGACCGCAGGATCGTCGAATGGGACTTCAGCGGCACGGGCGACTGGCGGGGCCTCACGTACCGCCAGAAGAACCCGCTGCCCACGTTGAACGTCGTGGTCAACAACTCCAACCCGCGCTACCCCGAGGTCTTCGTGGTCTCCTCCACCACGCCCTGAACCCGCACGGCGGGCATACGGCGGAACCGATTGTCAGACCCCCCTCGTAGAGTCGAAGACACCCGACCAGGCGAGAGTGGAGGGAGGCGAGACAGATGGCCGCGCGAGACACCGCGGCACGGACGGAAGGCCCCGCGGGCCGGGGCCCCACGGCCCTGGGGCGCACGGGCAGGGGCACGACCGGCCGCGACCCCGTGGACCACGGGCTCGCCCTCGCCCGCCTCCCCGCCGTCTTCGTCCCCGCACCGCTTCCCCGGGACGGCCACCTCGCCTTCTGGGACCCCACAGGGGCCCTCGACCCCCACCGGAGCACGCACCCGGGCGCCACCCCCGCCCGGCTCACGGTGATCCGCCCCGGCACGCCCGTGCGCGCGGAGTCCGTCCCCGCCCTCACCGTCCCGCTGGCCGCCGCCCTCCCGCTGCTCGCCGCCGCCCGCAAGACCTCCGGCACCCATCCGGCCACCGCCTGCTGGTCCGCCGCCGCGCTGCACGCCCTGCGGCTCGTCGCGCGCGGCCGCCTGCTGCCGGGACTCACCGCCGAGGGCCACGACGCCTGGCGCGCCGGCCCGCTGGACGCCGAGGACGTCGCGCACCTCAGAGCCGTGGCCGCGGCCCTGCCTCCCGAGGGCCACGCCGTCCCCCTGCCGGGCGGCGACCCGCCTGCGGTGCCGGAGCCCGAGGCACTCGTCCGCGCGTTCCTGGACGCCGTCGCGGACACCCTGCCGCGCACGCCCGCCGCGCCCCACGTGTCGGGCGCGCCGTTCGCCGCGCGCCAGGCCCAGCCGCTGCCCCGGGCCGGCGAATGGGCGGCCGAGGTCGCCGCCGGCATGGACGTCGGGGTCCGGGTCTCGCTCCGCCTCGACCTCTCCGTGTTCTCGGGGTATCGCGTCTTCGACGACGGCACCCGGGCCGGTGCCCAGGGGGCCGCGGCCGGGCCCGCGGCGCGCAGCGCGGGAGCGGCGATCGTGCAGGTGCACAGCCTCGCCGACCCCACCCTCGTGGTCGACGCGGCGGCCCTGTGGGAGGGCGACGCCGACCCCGCCTTCGGCCCCCGCACCCGGGTCGACACAGCGCTCGCGGTGCGCCGCGCGGCCCGCGTCTGGCCGCCGCTCGCCCGGCTCGCCGACCAGCCGGTGCCGGACGTGCTGCCGCTGTCCGAGGACGAGCTGACGGAGCTCCTGGGGGCGGCCACCGGCCGGCTCGCGGCGGCCGGCGTCGCCGTGCACTGGCCCCGCGACCTCGCCCGGGACCTCACCGCCACCGCCGAGGTGCGGCCCGCGCCGGGCAGCGCCTCCGACGGGCCGGCGTTCTTCGAGAGCGAGGACCTCCTCCAGTTCCGCTGGCAGCTCGCCCTCGGCGGCGAGCCCCTCAGCGAGGCCGAGATGGACGCACTGGCCGAGGCGCACCGCCCGATCGTCCGGCTGCGGGACAGCTGGGTCCTCGTCGATCCCGGCCTCGTACGCAAGGCCCGCCGGCGCGAACTGGGCCTGCTCGACCCGGTGGACGCGCTCGCCGCGGCCCTCGCCGGCAGCGTCGAGGTGGACGGCGAGCGGATCGAGGCGGTGCCGGTGGGCGCGCTCGCGGCGCTCCGCAACCGGCTCACCGCCGGCATCGAGCCCGCCGAGCCGCCCCCGGGCCTGCACGCCCGCCTGCGCGAGTACCAGCTCCGCGGCCTCGCCTGGCTCGACATGATGACGTCCCTCGGCCTCGGCGGCTGCCTCGCCGACGACATGGGCCTCGGCAAGACGGTCACCCTCATCGCGCTCCATCTGCGGCGTGCCAGGCCCGAACCCACCCTCGTGGTCTGCCCCGCCTCGCTCCTCGGGAACTGGCAGCGGGAGATCGAGCGCTTCGCCCCGGGCACCCCGGTGCGCCGCTTCCACGGCCAGGGCCGCAGCCTGGCCGGCCTGGACGCCGGCTTCGTGCTCACCACGTACGGCACCATGCGCTCCGCCGCGGCCGAACTCGCCGAGCAGCCCTGGGGCATGGTCGTCGCGGACGAGGCCCAGCACATCAAGAACCCGTACTCGGCCACCGCGCGGGCCCTGCGCACCATCCCCGCCCCCGCCCGCGTCGCCCTCACCGGCACCCCCGTGGAGAACAACCTCTCCGAGCTGTGGTCCCTGCTCGACTGGACCACCCCCGGCCTGCTCGGCCCCCTGAAGGCGTTCCGCTCCCGGCACGCGCGTGCCGTCGAGGGGAGCATCGCGGCCGGTGAGGACACCGGGGCGGCCGAGCGACTGGCCAAGCTCGTGCGGCCCTTCCTGCTGCGCCGCAAGAAGTCCGACCCCGGCATCGTGCCCGAGCTGCCGCCGAAGACCGAGACCGACCACCCGGTGCCGCTCACCCGCGAGCAGGGCGCGCTCTACGAAGCCGTGGTGCGCGAGTCGATGGCACTCATCGAGGCCGCGGAGGGCATCAGCCGCCGGGGACTGGTCCTCAAGCTGCTCACCTCACTCAAGCAGATCTGCAACCACCCCGCGCAGTACCTCAAGGAGCCCGGCGGCCGGCTGGAGGGCCGGTCCGGCAAGCTGGCGCTGCTCGACGACCTCCTCGACACCCTCCTCGCCGAGGAGGGCTCGGCCCTGGTCTTCACCCAGTACGTCGGCATGGCCCGGCTGCTCTCCGCCCATCTCGCCTCCCGCGCCGTCCCCGCGGCGCTGCTGCACGGCGGCACGCCCGTACCGGAGCGGGAGCGGCTCGTCGACCGCTTCCAGAGCGGCGCCACACCCGTGCTGATCCTCTCCCTCAAGGCGGCCGGCACCGGCCTCAACCTCACCCGCGCCGGCCATGTCGTCCACTACGACCGCTGGTGGAATCCCGCGGTCGAGGAGCAGGC comes from the Streptomyces sp. TS71-3 genome and includes:
- a CDS encoding DEAD/DEAH box helicase; this encodes MAARDTAARTEGPAGRGPTALGRTGRGTTGRDPVDHGLALARLPAVFVPAPLPRDGHLAFWDPTGALDPHRSTHPGATPARLTVIRPGTPVRAESVPALTVPLAAALPLLAAARKTSGTHPATACWSAAALHALRLVARGRLLPGLTAEGHDAWRAGPLDAEDVAHLRAVAAALPPEGHAVPLPGGDPPAVPEPEALVRAFLDAVADTLPRTPAAPHVSGAPFAARQAQPLPRAGEWAAEVAAGMDVGVRVSLRLDLSVFSGYRVFDDGTRAGAQGAAAGPAARSAGAAIVQVHSLADPTLVVDAAALWEGDADPAFGPRTRVDTALAVRRAARVWPPLARLADQPVPDVLPLSEDELTELLGAATGRLAAAGVAVHWPRDLARDLTATAEVRPAPGSASDGPAFFESEDLLQFRWQLALGGEPLSEAEMDALAEAHRPIVRLRDSWVLVDPGLVRKARRRELGLLDPVDALAAALAGSVEVDGERIEAVPVGALAALRNRLTAGIEPAEPPPGLHARLREYQLRGLAWLDMMTSLGLGGCLADDMGLGKTVTLIALHLRRARPEPTLVVCPASLLGNWQREIERFAPGTPVRRFHGQGRSLAGLDAGFVLTTYGTMRSAAAELAEQPWGMVVADEAQHIKNPYSATARALRTIPAPARVALTGTPVENNLSELWSLLDWTTPGLLGPLKAFRSRHARAVEGSIAAGEDTGAAERLAKLVRPFLLRRKKSDPGIVPELPPKTETDHPVPLTREQGALYEAVVRESMALIEAAEGISRRGLVLKLLTSLKQICNHPAQYLKEPGGRLEGRSGKLALLDDLLDTLLAEEGSALVFTQYVGMARLLSAHLASRAVPAALLHGGTPVPERERLVDRFQSGATPVLILSLKAAGTGLNLTRAGHVVHYDRWWNPAVEEQATDRAYRIGQTQPVQVHRLITEGTVEDRIAGLLEAKRALADAVLGTGEASLTELTDRELADLVSLRRPS